In Triticum aestivum cultivar Chinese Spring chromosome 5B, IWGSC CS RefSeq v2.1, whole genome shotgun sequence, the following proteins share a genomic window:
- the LOC123113252 gene encoding protein STRICTOSIDINE SYNTHASE-LIKE 10, with amino-acid sequence MTMRRNLAAIVLVVLACLVSLASAEQIKTTNTRWSYRLPLPDGVSGAESLAFSGKDGVYTGVSDGRVLKWGGSAAGWSTFAYNANYRKIPLCSDSGVPSEQKESICGRPLGVRFNRKTGELFIADAYMGLMKVGPDGGEAQVLATEADGVPFHFLNGLDVDQATGDVYFTDSSANYPRRFNTEIIMNTDATGRLLKYDARTKQVTVLKAELPYPNGVALSRDMTHVVVAHTVPCQAFRYWLKGPKAGRYELLADLPGYPDNVRRDGKGGFWVALNQERARLNSTAAAPVKHLVGVRLSADGVEVEELTAARGVTLSEVAENGDKLWLGSVELDYIGIFA; translated from the exons ATGACGATGCGGCGCAACCTCGCGGCGATAGTACTCGTCGTGCTTGCCTGCCTCGTCTCTCTAGCCTCAGCCGAGCAGATCAAGACAACGAACACGCGGTGGAGCTACCGCCTCCCACTGCCCGACGGTGTCAGCGGCGCCGAGAGCCTCGCCTTCTCCGGCAAGGACGGGGTCTACACGGGCGTCTCCGATGGCCGCGTGCTCAAGTGGGGTGGCAGCGCCGCCGGCTGGAGCACCTTCGCGTACAATGCCAACTACAG GAAAATCCCTTTGTGCTCAGACTCTGGGGTGCCATCGGAACAAAAAGAGAGCATATGCGGCCGGCCACTGGGTGTCCGGTTCAACAGGAAAACCGGCGAGCTCTTCATCGCCGACGCCTACATGGGGCTCATGAAGGTGGGGCCGGACGGCGGCGAAGCCCAGGTGCTGGCGACGGAGGCGGACGGCGTCCCCTTCCACTTCCTCAACGGCCTCGACGTGGATCAGGCAACCGGCGACGTGTACTTCACCGACAGCAGCGCCAACTACCCCCGCAG GTTTAACACGGAGATCATCATGAACACCGACGCGACCGGGCGCCTGCTCAAGTACGACGCGCGGACGAAGCAAGTCACGGTGCTGAAGGCCGAGCTGCCATACCCGAACGGCGTCGCGCTCAGCCGCGACATGACGCACGTGGTGGTGGCGCACACGGTGCCGTGCCAGGCGTTCCGGTACTGGCTCAAGGGGCCCAAGGCCGGGCGGTACGAGCTCTTGGCGGACCTGCCGGGGTACCCGGACAACGTGAGGCGCGACGGGAAGGGTGGCTTCTGGGTGGCGCTGAACCAGGAGAGGGCGCGGCTGAACTCAACTGCGGCGGCTCCGGTGAAGCACTTGGTCGGCGTCCGTCTCAGCGCCGACGgcgtggaggtcgaggagctgacGGCCGCCAGGGGCGTGACGCTCAGCGAGGTGGCGGAGAACGGGGACAAGCTGTGGCTGGGTTCCGTCGAGCTTGATTACATTGGCATCTTTGCCTGA